Genomic DNA from Choristoneura fumiferana chromosome 19, NRCan_CFum_1, whole genome shotgun sequence:
AACAAAAACCGCTGTATTGGCCGTGTATCGAAAGTTAAACGGGGCATCATTAGGCGCACCTCTGTTGCTTTAACCTCTATAATGGCCGCTTCCGGTTCTCCGCCCTGATTGAAATTATGCAagcgataaaaaaatacaaaaagttaattttatctCGGCCGCGGCGGGGTTTGAACTCGGGAACACCGTGATCTTCGAATTTGGCTAGGTCTAATCCTATTTACTCGTATTACTTACATATTGTAAGTAAACACATATTGCACCCATATTGTACGATTATAATGTATGTTGATgccccaaaataaataaaataattataaataaaagaagcGGACCAAAAAACTGATCTTAGGAGGTTGAAATTCGGCATAGGGCATGCTTTCATCACGAAAGTTAAGCACTAAGGACgggtttttgaaaatacaatcTTTAAGGAGGTGAAATAAGGCACTTCGTTGTATGGAAAATCACAGATCGCACAATgagagtgcgcgtgttgcagcagccgcagaGTCACGTTgtaggaagggctacgaattagcctcGACGCTAAAATCGatttaagtagtttaagagttagttacaacaaaaaaaaaaattttcaaactatgacataagtatttataaatctaAGAAAGTGGTTTTCTTTAAAATTGATTACATGTTTCCTCTGAACAGATTTGGGTAAAGATTCCCAATACAGctgtttatttttgaattgcTACCGTTTCGGTGTGCGACCTAATAATTCCATTTAACTGAGTTCCAATTCGATTTTAATAAGAAACCGTTATCAGTAACGATGTTAGAACCTGTGATACTCTTTGCCTTATCACTGGCAATGAACGCAATGAGATCAGCAATTTCTTCAGGCTGGCTAATTTTGTTTAAGGCCGTCATGTATTTATAACTGTCCCAAGCTTGAGCTCCTGCACCTGGTTTGGCTCTGCCTGTGTTTTCAAGGCTCTCTGTCACAACCGGCCCAGGGTTGACGCTATTCACTCTGACACCAAAAGGCGCCAGATCCAGTGCATTACAGCGTGTATAGTGATCCAAACCAGCTGTTGAAACgcaatagaatagaatagaatagaaaaaactttattgtataatCTGTGTATGTACAAAGATGGTGAAATTTTTTTAGTGTCTCAACAGTTACCCTTCCGGGCATACAATGTTTTATACTTCGTAAAGTCGAATTCACAATTTACTAAGTAGCAtaaaattcttttaaattataaaaagccTTTTCTATTAGCCATTTTTTTAGTGTTCGTTTAAAAGTGCTATCATCTATACTTTTTATATCATTGGGAAGATTATTAAATACATGAATAGCTGATATTAaagcactttttttaaacattgagtTGTTGATCTTGGGAAGTTTAAGATCATATTTATATTGAGATCGAACATTATATGGCCCGTATTTATGAAAGGGAATTGCTGTCGATGCGATGCTTGATACATTTATAATGTTTCCTTTAGTAGCCTTCAAATGTGGTGCAGCAAGGTTGCTCAATTGGACAACGGAACGCAAATTTGTGTTCAGGACTAAATCgaaacattttaaaatgtttggATCGTCTGTAGAGGCAAGTTTATTTGTTGCAGCATTGTTTACTAGAACGTCTAGCTGGCCGAGGTGGTCGATGGTCTTTTGGACGATGGTGGCGGCTTGTAGTTCGTCGGCGATGTCGGCGCGGATGACGAGCGGTGCAGCATACACAGCACACTGCCGGGCGACCTTGCCGAGCTTGGCTTC
This window encodes:
- the LOC141438621 gene encoding uncharacterized oxidoreductase MexAM1_META1p0182-like, producing MSFSSKVVIVTGASSGIGAATAILFAKEGARVALVGRNEAKLGKVARQCAVYAAPLVIRADIADELQAATIVQKTIDHLGQLDVLVNNAATNKLASTDDPNILKCFDLVLNTNLRSVVQLSNLAAPHLKATKGNIINVSSIASTAIPFHSILFYCVSTAGLDHYTRCNALDLAPFGVRVNSVNPGPVVTESLENTGRAKPGAGAQAWDSYKYMTALNKISQPEEIADLIAFIASDKAKSITGSNIVTDNGFLLKSNWNSVKWNY